The sequence GAACATGTCTGAGATTATGATCTAataggggtgtaacggtacacaaaattcacggTTCGGTACGATCTTTggtacagcaggaaaaaaaggaaggtagaatataatattttggtcctttattttgaaaaatgtaaacatccaactatggctcattggccaaaactattactgaaagAGTTGAGTTTtactgcagtggaaaaagaaaacaacttctCAGTTTCTTGCAAGGAatcaggacacctgctgacagctgcttTATTCTGATTTCTgatctaactgtatataaagtagttgaaactaactccacctccagcagccacaacagtaacatgctgctctaacactgatgcttcagtattaataatatgatgatgtcatacacaatatatcagtcagagggacaaaaccactacttttactttcttGTTTTGTATAATTGTTCAGAACGGCTTTACTAAAGGTGGAATTAAAAGCCGACTTTCATGTGGTAACACTTCACTGTGGAGATAACAGAGCATATTTCTataatagtgttgcactcagtcAGTGTTTCGTTTGTCATTCTGACGGCAGCGATGCTACAGGGTGaccaggctaccttggctaagccgGCTGGCATACATCCATGCTACAGCCAAGATGTGTGCTGCCAAAACGTTTCGGGTGGAACTTgtgctctagaattattgttctgcacGTCAGcgtaagtggattattaaactattttggcAGTAATTGTTGGGTCACGAAGCATATTCCTCGTACAACTGCATGCACTGAACCATAACATCCGTACCATGACGGTTCAGGACGAATACACGTGCAGTTACACCCCTATAATCTTATAAttaaaaaagggagaaataaaGACAACGTGATGCAGGCATGGGCCATTTACAAATGGACACTGTCAAGGAATGTGTGCTTTTACACTCAGTTTACTATTATTGCAACAATGAACCAACAtgtatcatttaaaaaagttCAAGAGTGCACAaagaatattttctttgttttgtcactGCGCCAATTAATGTTTACAGAAGCTGTTGGAAAATACATTATACTGCTGATGACTTTATAGCACTGTTGCCCCTCAGTGTGTTTGAACACAACGTCTTTCTTCAAGTGCATGGGAATGGGCCAATCTAACTGTAACATTTATCAGCTAAGCCTCTCCAAAAGCCATAGGAAAAAATAACATGGAAAGAGGAAACACAGTATTTAGGAGTAATTTGTCTAAAATGACAGTTCCCAGAGGCAAGGCCAAAATTTTAAGTGCAATGCAATGTAACAAGAGACGAATGAAGCCTTACTTGTGCAGCATAGCGATGGCGTCTCTGGTTTTGACTTGGTCGAGACCGAAGGTCAGAGAAAACCGACGGGCCAACTCTTTGATTCCAcagaatgaagaggaggagcgATCAAACCCGTGACCCAGGTCAGACAGCATTTCATTGAAAAGCTAGCAGAAACAGAAGGGAAGTATTAGCGTTAATTATTTCAACATAACTTAAAACTGGGTTGAATGAATCAGAGGTCAGTGACTGAATTAATAAGGAGTGAGCAAAAGTATGTAGACTAACCTGCTGCAGACTGAGGATGAGGGTCTTGGCACATTGAATTTTGTCGATTTGCCGAGTCTTACTCATGGTCTCCTTGATGATATCACCATAATCATTGTAatactgtaaagaaaaaaacaacaacaaaacaatacttAAGACTTATATCTCTGATCATGAGCTGATTTACATGTCTAGTGTTAAGACAAACAATGCAACAGCAGATATGGTAAAAACCACATGTTGCTCCTGTGCTAACTCCCAGGTAAACACTGAATGCACATTCATTCTGACTAAATTATTGTACTGGCAGGAGAGTATTGTATTGTACAACTGTAATGATTAAAGCTTCTGCAAACTGCACCATGTAGAGTCAAAAATTTTGCAAAtgaccattaaaaaaaaatccaaacttaCCCTCATGTACTGTTTGAAGATGTCAGCTCCAGTCTTCATTTCTACCACACAGTAGATGATCAGTTTACAGTAGGCAGCCAGGAGGTTTCTCCTCTTGTGCAGAGCTTCGATCTTCACTGCCTCATCATCCTGTTGCCCATctgaaaagatagaaaaaaaaaagacagcagatcaatcagctgcacaaaaaacCTGTCCTTTTATTTACTCTACTTGCTTACTGGAGCAAAGCAGAAAGTGAATTAACTGCTAAAACTGTACATTTGCATTTATACCTGTGCTATTTGTATCATCATCCTGGTCTATGAAGACATGGTTCAAGATGAAGGAGAGCAGTTCAGACTGCAGCGAGTCCTCTGGGGAATAGACCAGGGGCTCCAGGTGTTCCCTGCCTCCGGACACCATCTGGTGGCTGAAGATGAGCAGGAGGTCACACAGGATGGTGAATGCCTaaaaaggaaggagaaaaaaagacgTTAACACcggaaaacaacaacaacaaaactctgACTTCTTACTTCAGATGTACAGATAGATTTGTGGTTATAGTGTCTGTCACCTGTTCTTTAACGGCTGTGTTGACATTGGTGAGGTAGCGCTGACACATCATACAGAATGCCCTCATCTGCTTCCTCAGGGTAACCATGTCCTCCTGATTCACAAGAAAggtcaaaaaaaagtttttagcAATTATTTTCAAAGCAGTGCAAAAAAAAGGGACAGTGAAGTTGGCTGAAGGAGACCTCACCTTCCTGGAGCTGCCCTCAGATAACTTGGCCAGGTGCCACAGGATCACATAGTGGGTACACTGCAGTGAGTGGATGACTATCTGCTCACACAAAAGTAAGTACCAGAAAGGTTAATAATCAGTAGTACTgtaataaaatgatcatttgctCAGTCACATAATTTCAGTTggtgtgtatgtttatatttatgtttaatgaCCTGTTCAGGCATGTCTCCATTCTCTATGCCTGTGTTGAGCAGCTTGAAGTTGCTGGTAAACAGGTCCCACCCAGAGAGATCATGTGCACTGCAACATAtttaagaaattaaataattaagtcAATTTCAAAACCAGGCGCATAAAACCACAGATAAATTATTGTACTGgctggagaagaagaggagacaagAAAGGGGAAATATGAaatggaagaggaaagaggtactgtagaaagagagagagagagagagagagaaaagatatCATACTTATGAAATGCTGTGATCCTCTTTAGAGTCGACAACACCTGATAagcatcatcttcatcagcaTCTTCACCCTGCAAAGAGAAATTGTGTTACATTTTTCGTAAGATGCTGACTCATCTGATAAGGAATAAATTATCTAGAACAGATACAACTGCAAGTTTTCAGAAAAACTTTAAATATATCTGATGGTCTTTTTCCACACTCCATTTGATAAGGTTTTCTCAAACTTTCACATAAAGTGTGTCATTCAAatagtgatgtgtgtttgttactaATGTACTGTGCTTATTGGTCTTTTGGAAAACATGACACTAGTTTTATTAATTAAGCGCTCCGTGCATTATACTCACTACTgctagagtaaaaaaaaaaacagagaaatgaaaggaaaagtaaACTGACTCATATCACCACAGTTTGAGGCAGGATGACAGCCCTATTTGCAGATGAATCAAAATTTGAATTTACTACAACAATTTGAGTGCTTTTGCAACAAGATGGTCACAAGTGAGATTTATGCAAAAATGCgtaacaacaagcaaacatggTGATGATAATATGAAGCGGTAGAAGTGTTGGTTTTAAGTGGATAAAGCCCACTTTTCCAAAAGGGCAATGAGTATAAACATACATGTTAAGGAGTACCAACATGTGTCTTTTGTCACTCCTACCTCTTGTAGAAAATCCTCCAGTAGTCTGTTGAACTTGTCCACCAGCTCATCCAGCAGCTGGGAGCGGGCAATGTCCACCCTATTAAAGATTGTGAACTCCTCATTGCAGAGGGCATGGTAAGTCTTGGAGCAGGCCTCCAAAACTTCAGTGTCTGTGTGCTTCTCCACAATTTCCCTGATCTGACGCAGCAGGGATTCCAGGTGCTGTGTTGGATAGTATGGGAAAGATTGACATAAATGTGATGCAAGCCAATGGGAGGATTAACCCTTTTGATCAATTAGACCTATCTAATCAATCTGActggtattaaaataaaaacaaaaatgtgtctctGACAAGCAGCAAACGTGTACCTTTTCCAGACGGCCTGTGGTATAAATTTCGAGGTCAAAGAACTGAGGAAGCTGTAACAAGTTGGTCACCTTCTCTGCATCCACAGCATACTGTAGGACAAACATTCAACATAATGATCAATAATGTTTCTTTAGGGATGAATGAACCTTTGAAGCCACTGGCTCTGAGGAGGAGTGCTGATTAAGAACATATAGTAGATATAACGTACCTTGGCCAGTAGAGGGGGCAAAGCCACAGCAAACAGCTCTGTCATTCTGGTTCTGTCATCCAActgagtctttttttctttcgcTGTCATCACCTAATGAGAGATGCAAGCTTATCTTCACCACTAGTTTGCATTCATGTATGCAAAAAGTCTACTGTTGACTTTCCACTTTTTGTAATCTTTACTTTTCCACCGGGATATATCTGGTGAGTTTCAAGCTAAGCTTTGATTTTAGTTTTTCCTACTGATTGTTTCTCACATTTCATAATTGATGTGGTTGCAGTTCACCAGGAGCATGTATCTGGTGGCAGGTTTTTATTGTGCTTCCTAAATACCTttgctgaattaaaaaagttttttttaattctttaaaaatTATTCAACTATAAGCTTTCTTCTAGGAACATGTCCCAGTAGTGCTGGGCATGCAAATACTCATTTAAGGGCTAAAGGAAGCTTCCAGCACTTAAACTcattgagaaaaaaagtgtctgTTAAGCACAGTAACTTCTACACCACAACAATACATACAATCCAGAGGGAAAATCTCTAAACACCATGATTCTACGGGTAATATAACAAGCAGAATatctgaaaaatgtttccatcaTTATCCTAAAACTGGCATCACAAATTTCAAAAGTGTGTCTACACAAGCACAAAACATTGCAGTACATTCACCGCTATCAAcatgttatgttatattaaaAATCTAATATGCTTCACAAATTCAATCAACCATGGAAAACAATCCTTTTATCTTCCAATATGTCTTAAATTCAGCAAAAAACAGTTGCCAGACAAAGtgaagaaggaaaggaaactAGCATTTATAAcagtcttttaaaaacattttaactgaaGTGAAAAAGTTAGAACGATGTGTTTGAACTGCCTTTGGCCTCCATTGGAGCTTATACTGATCACCTCTAAAGTTAAGTATAAATGATCAATTTTCAACAAGTGTCCCCACGGCAATACCAAGAAGGTCcaggtcagaaaaaaaactcaattatCATTTAACCAATATCTTTCCACTATTCAAAGTGTATTAGCCACTCTTACCCTCTTCCCTGTGCCTCTTCCAACAGGTGGGTGGCATTCAGCAGCCTGGCGTACAGTGCACAGCATGATTTCAATCAAGGCCGTCTCTTGTCTGTCTGTAAGAGCtgcaagaaacacaaaacaacaatcagaGTAGATCTTAGATCACACTTGGTCTTCAAACCACATGCCAGCAACATAGGCTGGAAAGAAGTCAGTGCCTTACCTTCCTCTCCTGGTAATGGGTCGTCTAGCAGTAAGCTGATCATACACTCCCAGTCCTTCAGTAGCTCTGCACCGCATTCCCAGAGAGAGTCCACTAGGTAGGCTGCATGCTCGTGGAGCTAATGAAGAGAGATTTTCATCCAAATGAAGGATGGATGATTTGATTGCTTACATACTGCCAGTAAAGACAGAAATTATGGCctgtgtgtgaaaataaaactttgaatATATACCTCACTCtccaggaagaagaagacagtgGTCTTAATGAGGTTGGCGTTAGGGCTTTGTCTGCCTCTCCTCTTGGGGGCACCCTCCTCCTCGGGTTCCCGCTGGCTGAACAATCTTTGAGAATATTAATCATTAGTTGGGTATCACACAAAAGCAACCACACATAATTCTCCAACTGCATTTCTGAGAAGCAGCAAGGGGCCCGCAAAATTAAAACTCATAAGCTAGGCTGAGAAGTGACCCACTTGTGAAATTCAACTTCCAACGGAGGCCGGTCATTGAGCAACTTTACTATCTAGACTTCTGAGCTCCAAACAGAACGACTGCCAGAATGAATGTGAGAAAATAACAGTGATGCTGAAAGCAAATGCTTTTGGCAGGGATTAAAGCAAGGAAAGATTTGTGAGCTTGTGAGAAAAGTTGTTCAAGGGGAAATGTGCACAATGTATCAATCAGGCATGGTGCCTGAGAActttaagctctgtttttgttttgttggtatGCACGCATAAGCactgaatgtgtttatttcaaCAATGTGTAGTCTAATAACAATCTTAAATGCTCACTTTTTCCTgacttctttctcctccttccctaACCTGATCTACAACAATTTTTGACTTCTGTTCAGTGATAAGTTCAATTTACTGTTTGTCTGACATACTTCTTAAAGAGGAATTCTCCAGCTGCAATGGCGACAGGCCTGTGTGCTGAGTAGACCAAGTGATAGACACTCTCACAGTCCTCAGGGGTCAACACCTCATCTGTACTACTGCAGagacaagacaaacacagagtCAGTCAACTAAAGTTACAAAATAGACGCCAGTAGTGCACATGTACTTGACACAATGCCTGTGATGTACAGATTATGTCCCACTGATATGTGGTAAACAACATGGAGGTTGGGCCAACAACAGCACTAACCAGATACCATCAAGAACACAGCCACTTACTTCAAGACTAGAGTGAGTAATTTAATTGCTTGTACTGCGACATCATACTCTTTATCAAGAGTCATGGAGACAATCCGGTCCtaagcaaagagagagagaagacagatcAAATGAGCTATTTGGCTAGAAAGGAGTGAGTCAAATTCCATCAAAATGTGTCCACAGAGCACAAGTCTCAAGTTTGTGGCTATACAAAGTGTGAATTAATAAAGTTGGAGCGGATGTGTTTAAGTTGTCCAGCAGGTGGTGCTGACCTTGAAGCGACTGGTGAAGAGTTCCAGTCTTGCATTGAGTTCTCTGTTGTAGTAGAGACCCTGCAGAGCTGTCAGACACTTCAGACGTACCTCGCCTTGCTGAAATAGAAGATtagaaaacaataatttaatcAATCTGTAATTAAAGTCATCAGTAGCAATCAGTAATTTTTTTGTCCATGTAAATTAAACATGACTCTGACCGAGATGAAAAAGGTTTATCAACTAATTAAAGTTGAAAATATATGcttgtttttctcctgtgtttacaaaaaaaaatgaaataaacaacagcACCAGAGAGCATCAACAACTAAgatccacctgtttttatgttAGACCTGTTGATGAATACTGGAATGACAGCATGTTTCAATCCTGTTTTCCGAATTTTTGTGGCTACACTTGATTGTGCATTCAAAAAttgattgtgcctttaaaagcCCTgcaacacccacacaggtgtttatacttattctggctgattagacctctgctcagaTTGATGTTGGGCACAGTTATACTGGGAATTATGTTGAATCAACAGGTTGCATTTaatgatgaacatggtaaatgttTACATTGTCCTACGCCGACATGTACAACAAAACCAAGACAGAGTGATGGGGGAGCAGTCAATAAAGCACAGCCTGTACACACCGACACAGTCTTGAAAACAGATATAatcacaaaataaagaaaacagtgCTTGCGAACCATGGGTGTGTAGGGGTTTTACAGaaactacaaaaacaagagcTGAGCAAACCTTCCCGTAACCCACCTTATCATGCATCGTCCATCCCACATACTTCAGATAGCTGTCGTTGAGGAAGGCATCACTGTAGAGTTTCATCCATACTCCAATTTCTTCTATACAGATGGCCCTGATTTCTGCTATCGAATCACTGTTAAAACAGTCATTTGTTGTTAAacaggacaacaacaacaggagtAGTTTTCTATAGCAATGTCAACAATACAGGCAGAATCAAGCcttttatttttgcatgataGATGTAGCCATACCGATATCGATGAACAAATACTCCTTTGAATATTGCATTCATCATGTTTTCAATCTCATCCTGATTTTCTTGGAGCTGAAATAAAGAGCAGAACATACATAAGTACATAGGCACGTTTATTCGGTCACACGCAAAGCTTAACTGACCAGAACGCTACACTAAGAGGTGACCAGGAGGCATTGTTAACATAATAAGACATATGTGACAGCCAACTATGCCACCATGCTGTGGTGTGGCTGCACAGTGAAGTAACAGATGGATGCCCGGTGGGACCTGCTGTTATATAACCTAATAAACTGACGATGCTAGCTGAATAACACTCAGCACTAACACAGTCACCGCAGGTCCACCACCTACAGAGGTGTTGCACCTCTAAAAATGGAACAGATTTACGGTCACAAGCTAGAGTAATTCACCATTATTTACTCTTATGCATATTACATACCTATTACTACTGAATGGCAAAGTGGCTGTGTGGACGTGCCTTTCATAGTTTGCCTGGTCAAAACGCCCGGCAGGTTGAGAacttttacatttcatcaaTTTCATTTCTGAGCTGATTTCAATTCTAGTTTTTACTTAAAACTCGCTCAAACTGTTAATCAAGTACAAAAAGAAAAGCTCCCATTAGGACTGAGAAGACATTGTGAAGgattattcatttttgttaaATGGGATTATGACTGCTGACATTTCATTCTACCCACAgttaaaaacctgcattcaATGACCACTGTCTTGCATGCAGGTTACTTTGGGGATGGGTTGTGAATGTTTCCTGCGGGATGTGAGGATTATTATCTTGTGTCATCAGACTCAGTACAAGATGGGAAAACCAAGATCTGGGAGTGAATGGGAGGAATCACCAGCCTTCTCATTAATAGCTATTTCAGCTTGCTAATGCTCTACAACATATACCTGTATGAAAACTCTCCTCTGTGACAAGTTTAATCACACTGGATAACCACAAGTATCGTACTTTAAATCACCTACTCCTATTTTataacaaacactttttaaaagatTAGTTAATTGCCAAAT comes from Thunnus maccoyii chromosome 8, fThuMac1.1, whole genome shotgun sequence and encodes:
- the stag2b gene encoding cohesin subunit SA-2, which encodes MIAAPEIPSEFSFTQDTDTRFSSDTDFSEDPDGRTANSAKGKGGKKGKKAAGEKGKGGKGAGRINGHHQENGMENMMLFEVVKLGRSAMQSVVDDWIESYKHDRDVALLDLINFFIQCSGCKGVVSGEMFRNMQNSEIIRRMTEEFDEDSGDYPLTIAGPQWKKFKSSFCEFISVLVRQCQYSIIYDEYMMDTVISLLTGLSDSQVRAFRHTSTLAAMKLMTALVNVALNLSINMDNTQRQYEAERNKMVAKRANDRLELLLQKRKELQENQDEIENMMNAIFKGVFVHRYRDSIAEIRAICIEEIGVWMKLYSDAFLNDSYLKYVGWTMHDKQGEVRLKCLTALQGLYYNRELNARLELFTSRFKDRIVSMTLDKEYDVAVQAIKLLTLVLNSTDEVLTPEDCESVYHLVYSAHRPVAIAAGEFLFKKLFSQREPEEEGAPKRRGRQSPNANLIKTTVFFFLESELHEHAAYLVDSLWECGAELLKDWECMISLLLDDPLPGEEALTDRQETALIEIMLCTVRQAAECHPPVGRGTGKRVMTAKEKKTQLDDRTRMTELFAVALPPLLAKYAVDAEKVTNLLQLPQFFDLEIYTTGRLEKHLESLLRQIREIVEKHTDTEVLEACSKTYHALCNEEFTIFNRVDIARSQLLDELVDKFNRLLEDFLQEGEDADEDDAYQVLSTLKRITAFHNAHDLSGWDLFTSNFKLLNTGIENGDMPEQIVIHSLQCTHYVILWHLAKLSEGSSRKEDMVTLRKQMRAFCMMCQRYLTNVNTAVKEQAFTILCDLLLIFSHQMVSGGREHLEPLVYSPEDSLQSELLSFILNHVFIDQDDDTNSTDGQQDDEAVKIEALHKRRNLLAAYCKLIIYCVVEMKTGADIFKQYMRYYNDYGDIIKETMSKTRQIDKIQCAKTLILSLQQLFNEMLSDLGHGFDRSSSSFCGIKELARRFSLTFGLDQVKTRDAIAMLHKDGIEFAFKEPSPQGEGGPPLNLAFLDILSEFSSKLMRQDKRTVHMYLERFMTFQMALQREDCWLPLISYRNSLQAGGDDDTMSVMSGYSSRGSSIRSKKTKPPAATAGTSAAKRKLPEEESSSSEVWQQSMQTPVMMPSPHLTSTAMRDPKRGRDDSYMGVYPLPHDQQQPHQHPQHHQQTPQHHQTPMDYNSQVTWMLAQRQQEEARQQQERAMSYAKLRTNLQHAIRRGTGLMEEDEEPIVEDVMMSSEGRMDDLNEGMDFDTMDIDLPPSKNRRERSELKPDYFDPASIMDESVLGVSMF